One part of the Quercus lobata isolate SW786 chromosome 7, ValleyOak3.0 Primary Assembly, whole genome shotgun sequence genome encodes these proteins:
- the LOC115952086 gene encoding histidine--tRNA ligase, chloroplastic/mitochondrial-like, translating to MPAIPSSLHHLKPLFFSLPRFSSPSLTLNRVRKFPIPTINPRSLSSLSSAVAAAEQSTDDNGGGGGRSDALAPPPITEELQKIDVNPPKGTRDLPPEEMRLRTWLFHNFREVSRLFGFEEVDFPVFESEALYIRKAGKEIRDQLYCFEDRGNRRVALRPELTP from the exons ATGCCTGCAATCCCTTCATCGCTTCATCACCTGAAGCCTTtattcttctctctccctcGCTTCTCATCTCCGTCACTCACTCTCAATCGCGTTCGCAAATTCCCAATCCCTACAATAAACCCTAGAAGCCTCTCTTCTCTATCGTCCGCCGTTGCCGCCGCAGAACAGTCTACCGATGATAATGGCGGTGGCGGAGGTAGGTCCGATGCGCTCGCTCCACCTCCAATCACCGAAGAGTTGCAGAAAATCGACGTCAATCCTCCCAAGGGCACCAGAGATCTCCCCCCCGAGGAAATGCGCCTCCGCACTTGGCTCTTTCACAATTTCCGAGag GTTTCGCGGCTGTTTGGATTCGAGGAGGTTGATTTTCCGGTGTTCGAGTCGGAGGCATTGTACATTAGAAAAGCCGGCAAGGAGATTAGGGACCAG CTATACTGTTTTGAAGATCGGGGAAATCGTCGAGTTGCATTGAGGCCCGAGCTCACTCCTTAG